A genomic region of Pelodiscus sinensis isolate JC-2024 chromosome 1, ASM4963464v1, whole genome shotgun sequence contains the following coding sequences:
- the LOC112545371 gene encoding uncharacterized protein LOC112545371, translating to MSRQPAPKPLLGEKKKKAFFWSSVEILDLIEVWGEEANLQDLCTKCRNVDIYGWMADILGQKGHMRTQGQVRKKVKELRQAHTKARKRSAQGQHPIPAPILTSSTRAWEWCQSPTSLLPGLETPVVSFPESVAEEEVQEEKKEDEEASTNTMPASQKVIQALEPVSPGPGYCPGIRRIWGRPISWTSCEWGASYISCTCLLTA from the exons ATGAgccggcagccagctcccaagcccctgcttGGGGAGAAAAAGAAGAAGGCCTTTttctggtctagtgtggagatcctggatctcattgaggtctggggagaggaggcaaacctccaagatctctgcaccaaatgcaggaatgtggacatttacgGCTGGATGGCTGACATACTGGGCCAGAAGGGACACAtgcgcacccaggggcaggtgcGCAAGAAGGTGAAGGAGCTACGGCAGGCCCATACCAAGGCCAGGAAACGCAGTGCTCAGGGGCAGCACCCcatacctgcccctattttgaccaGCTCCACCAGAGCCTGGGAGTGGTGTCAGTCCCCCACGTCACTCCTCCCTGGGCTGGAGACGCCTGTTGTCAGCTTCCCAGAGAGCGTGGctgaggaggaggtgcaggaggagaaAAAGGAGGACGAGGAGGCCAGCACCAACACCATGCCAGCCAGCCAGAAGGTCATCCAGGCACTTGAACCAGTATCGCCGGGCCCAGGATATTGCCCAGGGATCAGACGAAtctggggaaggcccatcag ctggaccagctgcgagtGGGGCGCGAGCTACAtctcctgcacctgcctcctgaCCGCATGA